In Actinoplanes lobatus, the DNA window ATCAACGCGGCCATCGGGTTGTGGCGGTCACTGCTCAATTCGGTGATCGTCACCGCGGGCGTGGTCATCGGCACCCTGGTCTTCGGGGTTCTGGCCGGTTATGCGCTCGCCCAGTTGCGCTTTCGCGGCCGCGGCACCCTTTTCGCCGCCATGCTGCTGCTCCAGGTGATTCCGTTCCAGCTGCTCGTCATCCCGCTGTACGTGCAGGTCGTGCGCGGCTACGGACTCGCCGACTCGTACCTCGGCATGATCCTGCCCTTCGTGATCAATTCAGTGGCGGTGTTCGTGTTCCGGCAGTTCTTCCTGCAACTTCCGGTCGAACTGTTCGAGGCGGCACGGCTCGACGGAGCGAGCGAGATCCGTGTGCTGTGCTCGGTCGCCCTGCCGCTGGTCCGCCCGGCCCTGCTCACCGCGACGCTGCTGACGTTCATCGGGCCGTGGAACGAGTTCCTGTGGCCGTTCCTGATCACCAAAGAGACCGGTATGCAGCCGCTGGCGGTGGCGCTGGCCAACTACATGAGCACGGTCGCGTCGGCCGCCACCAACCCGTACGGCGCGATCCTGGCCGGCGCCTGTGTGCTGGCCGCCCCGGCGGTGCTGCTCTTCATCGCTTTTCAGCGGCACTTCGTCTCGTCCGACCTGGGTTCCGGGGTGAAGGGGTGAACCGGCCCGCCCTCATCGCGGCGCTGACCGCCACCGTTCTCCTGGCCGGCCCGGTCCACACCGTCGCCGCGCCGGCGGGCCCGGCCGTGCTGACCAATCTGGATCACCTCGACTTTCTCACCGACACGGTGCGGCCGCCGGCCCAGGCCGGTCACACCACCTACCGGCTCGACGACGAGCCCGCCATCGGTGTGCTCTGGGTCTACGCCGACGACCTGCCCGGCGGCGGCTACCGCCGGGTGGGCGGCGGCGCCTACGACGCGCGCACCGGCACCTACGGGCAGGGCGCGTACGACGCGGACGATGTCTCCCGTGCCGCGGTGGTCTACCTGCGCCACTGGCGGCAGTTCGGGGACCGGGCCAGCCGGGATCAGGCCTACCGGCAGTTGCGCGGACTGACCTACATGCAGACGGCCACCGGCCCGAACGCCGGCAACGTCGTGCTCTGGATGCAGCCCGACGGGACGCTGAACCCGAGCCCGACCCCGGTCGAGGCGCCGGACCCGTCCGACTCCGCGGCGTCGTACTGGCTCGCGCGCACGATCTGGGCGCTGGGCGAGGGCTACGCCGCCTTCCGTACCGCCGATCCGTCGTTCGCCGCGTTCCTCGAGGATCGCCTCGACCTGTCCGTCGCCGCCCTCGACCGGCAGGTGCTCGGTCGTTTCGGTGAACACCGGGTCGTCGACGGCGAGCGGATGCCGGCGTGGCTGGTGGCCGACGGCGCGGACGCCAGCGCCGAGGCGGTGCTGGGGCTGAGCGCGTACGTCCGCGCGGGCGGCCCGCCCACCGCGCGGGCCGCCCTGGCCCGGCTGGCCGCCGGCATCGCCGAGATGGGCGGCGGCGGCACCGGCGTCTGGCCGTACGGCGCCGTCCTGCCCTGGGCCCGGTCGCGGTCGCTGTGGCACGCCTGGGGCGCCCAGATGCCGTCCGCGCTGGCCGAGGCCTCGATCACCCTCCGCGACGGACGGCTGCTGGCCCCGGCGCTGGCCGACGCCGCCGCCTTCACGCCGGGCCTGCTCACCGCGACCGGCCCGGTCAATGGCCTGCTGCCCGCCCCGATCGACAATTCCCAGATCGCGTACGGGGCCGACGCCCGCGTGCAGAGTCTGCTGTCCGTGTCGAGGGCCGCCGGGTCGGCCGGCCTCCGCCAACTCGCCGGTGTGGCGGCCGGGTGGTTCTTCGGCCAGAACCCGGCGAACGTCCCCATGTACCACCCGGGTACCGGCGCCACCAACGACGGCGTGAACGGCGACGGCACGGTCAACCTCAACTCCGGCGCCGAGTCGACGATCCACGGCCTGCTCACGATGCTCGCCCTGGACGCGGCTCCGGACCTGGCCGCGCTCGCCGAAGCGGCCGGCCCGGTGGTGCGGCGGGACGGCCGGCGTACGGTCGAGGCCGAGTCCGGACGGCTCGACGGCCCGATCTCCGTGGTGACCCCGGCATCGGCGTGGACCGGCGAATCGCAGTGGAGCGGTAACGCCTACCTGCGGGTCAGGGCTGGTGGCCGGGTCACGTGGACCGTCCCTGGGGCTGCCCAGCCCAGGCTCGTGGCCGCGGTGATCAACCGGATGCCCGGCCCGGGCGGCGTGACGGCCTTCGCGGCACTCGGCGGCATCGGCTACGGCGGCGGAGGCGCGCAGGGTGCGTCCCCAGCGCCCGGCGCGCTGCTTCCCGTGGCGCTCACCCGGCCCCTCCCGGCGGGTGCGACCGCACTGACGGCGACCGGCGTACGCGGAAGCGGCGACCTCGACGCTCTCCTGCTGACGCCGCTCGTCTCCACCCTGGTCACCCGGCGGGCCGTGCTGCTCTCCAGCGCGGCCCGGACGTCACGGCGCATGACGATCGACGTCCCGGGCGCCGGGCCCGCGGTCGCCCACAGCTACGACGATCAGGGACGGCCGGCCGCCACTGCCGGCGGACGGGGCCCCATCACTGTCGACGTGCCCTCGGGCGGCTTCGTGGTGGCCGCCGAAGCGGGCCCCGGCGCGACGGTCCGGGTGCGGGGCACGGTTGCCCTTGACCGCCCGCGGCGACAGGCATAGATTCCTTTCGCTCGTTACTTACGGAGCATTATCGAAACTTTCGACCGTTCCTCGTCCTCCCTGGTAAGGAGTTCCCATGCGCCGTCCATGGCTTCCCCTCGCTGTCGCCACCGCTACCGCACTGCTCGGCGGACAGCTCGCGTTCGCCGGTTCCGCCACCGCGGACTCCGACCCGGTGTCCGCGAAGCCATCGCCCGCACCCGCCTACCCGGCCGACTCGCTGCGGGCGCTGGCCGCCCGGGTGGGCCTGCGCATCGGCACGGCGGTGAACGCGGACGAGCTGGGCTCCAACGCGAAGTACACGCAGATCACCGCCGAGCAGTTCTCCAGCGTCACCGCGGAGAACGCCATGAAGTGGGCCGAAGTGGAGGCCGTCCGCGGCACCTACACCTGGGAGAAGGCCGACCAGCTCGTCGCCTTCGCCGAGAAGAACCGGCAGCTGGTGCGTGGCCACACGCTGCTCTGGCACAACCAGCTGCCCGCGTGGCTGTCCACCGACGGATACACCACCACCCTCTCGAACGAGGAGGTGAAGGCGGCCCTCAAGGAGCACATCTTCGCCCAGGTGCGCCACTTCAAGGGCGACATCTGGCAGTGGGACGTGGTCAACGAGGCCTTCGACGACAACGGGCAGCCCCGCCAGACCATCTGGTACAAGGCATGGGGCGGCACCGGCTACATCGCCGACGCGTTCCGCTGGGCGCATCAGGCCGATCCCCACGCCCTGCTCTTCTACAACGACTACAACCTGGAGTTCACCGGCCCCAAGAGCAACGCGGTGTACGAGCTGGTGAAGTCGCTGAAGGCGCAGCGCGTGCCGATCCACGGTGTCGGGTTCCAGGGACACCTGTCCACCCAGTACGGCTACCCGGACCTGCAGAGCAACCTCGAACGCTTCGCCGCGCTGGGGCAGAAGGTGGCGCTGACCGAGGTGGACGTGCGTACGCTGACCAAGCCGGACGCCGTCAACGTGCCGGTGGACGCGCTCGCCCCGTACGCCCAGGAGAGCTACTGGTCCCGGTCGCTGAAGGCGTGCCTGGCCGTCCGCGCCTGCATCTCGTTCACGCCGTGGGGGTTCGGTGACTCCTACTCCTGGGTGCCCGGCTGGTTCTCCAACCCGCAGGCGGGCGCTGCCCTGATCTACGACGAGCAGCTGAACCCGAAGGGCCAGTACCAGGTTCTGCAGCAGGACCTGGCGCTCGCCTCGGGCGCCCCGCACCGCGGCTGACCACCGCCGGATGCCGTGCTCCAGCCGGAGCACGGCATCCGCTGGTCAGCCCGTCGACGGCGGTGGCCTAGGATCGGCCGCGACAGACGACGGGGCGCCTGCGGAAGTGACGACGAGTTGACCTCAGATGTGGTGTCGTTCGAGGATGCCGTCCAGTCGGCCGTCGAGCAGGGGCGTGCCGAACTGGCCCGGCTGGACGAGGTCACCGGCGAACTGGTCCGCGCGTTCGCGCCGGAACAGCGGGGCAGGCCGGCGTCATCGGCCCTGATCACCCGGCTCGACGACCTCACCACCGAGTTCCCGGCGGACCTGCGACGCCACCTGGATCGGGAGCGGGAGTCGCTCGCATCGTTCAACATCGCGTTCTTCGGGCGTACCGGCGTCGGCAAGAGCACCCTGCTGTCGGTGTTCGGCCGGCTCGACGGAACGTACGTCTCGCCTGGTGAAAGCGACTGCACCACCGAGGTGCAGGCCGTCGGATGGCGCAACTGCCGGCTCTACGACACCCCCGGCATCAACGGCTGGGGACGCACCGAGAGCCGCGAGAGTCTCGAAGCCAAGGCCCGCCGGGCGGTCGAGATCGCCGATGTCGTGTTCCTGTGCTTCGATTCCCAGTCCCAGCAGGCGATGGAGTTCACGAAGATCGCCGCCTGGATCAAGGACTACGGCAAACCGGCGGTGGCCGTCCTCAACTCCCGCAACGCGCAGTGGCACCATCCCGCCCGGGTTGCCCCGCCCCTGCGGCGCAACCTGTCCGAGCAGGTGCGGCAGCACGCCGACAACATCCGGACCCATCTCGTGGAGATCGGCCTGCCGGAGACGCCGATCGTCGCGATCCACAGCCAGCGGGCCCTGTTCGCCCGCGCCACCACCCCCTTCCGCGGGGTGGCCGCGGACGGCCTCGACTTCGAACGCGACACCTTCGGCATCGAGTACCTCGAACGCTGGTCGAACTTCGGCACGCTGGAACGTCTGATGGCCCACCTGATCGAGGAGGGCGCCGCCGATCTCCGGCTGGCCGCGCTGCGCCAGGACGTCCGGTCGCGATGCCGGCGGGGGATCGGCGAACTCGAGGACCTGGCGGCCGCGATCGACCGGGAGGCCGAATCCGTCGAACGTGACATCGAGTCGCTGTTCGCCGTGCTCGGCTACCCGGACGACGCCGAACGGGCCGTGTGGCTGCACGACGCGGCACTCGGCGCGGACCTGGTCGGGGTGTCCGAGACGGCGCGGGCGGTCCCGTACACCTCACCGCCCCAAGGGACGCTGGACCGCTTCGTCCGGCACCTCACCGCCTCGCACCTGGCGGGATGCCGCCGGCAGGCGAAGGCCGACGTGGATGAGCTGATCCGCAAGGCGTTCGCCGAGAAACGAGCGGTCGAGGAGCCGGAGTTCACCGAAGCGGTCTTCGACGAGGCCGCCGTCGGCGCCGCGGTGGCGGCCGTGTGGGCCGACCGCGGCGAGTTCCTGCGACGTGAGCTCGAAATCGCGGTGGGCCCCGAGTCCACCGGCAACGCGATGACGGTGTCGCACGCCGCGAAGATCCTCGGTGGCGAGGGCAGCGGCGTGATCGGCGACGTGGTCAAGGGGTCGGGCATCGCGCTGGGCCTGGGCGCCGCCGCCGTACCGCTCGCCGCGCTGCTGCTGTCGAACCCGGTGGGATGGGTGATCGGCGCGACCGCCGTGGGCGTCGGGATCGTGAGCCAGGTCCAGCAGTACTTCGGCAAGAAGATGAGCGACGAGGAAGCCGAACGGGCGCGGGAGGCGAGGTCCCAGGCAACGGTGACCGGCCATCGCGCGGTGGACGAGACGTTCAGCGGTTACGAGGACTCGCTCGTGGCCGAGAGCCGGAAAGCGGCGTGGACGTTGCTGGGTCCCGCGGTCGCCGAGACGCTGCGTACCGCGATCGAGCTCCGCACGGCGCGCGCCCGGATCGGCCGGCTGATCGACGACCTGCGCACCCACGCCGGTTCGATCGCGCCCGCGCCCGCGGTGGCCGACGTCCTCCAGCGGGCCCGGCGTCGCATGGGCGACTCCACGGCCGAGGTGACCCGGCTGTTGCTCGGCGAGGACTGGCTCGACGCCGGCGTCGACCCGCACGGGCCGGCGCAGATCGATCAAACCCTTCAGCAACGGTACGCCGAGCGCCGTCAGCAGGACCACGAACGACTGACCCGCGTGCTGGCCACGGCGTGGAGCACCCCGTCGACGGCGGCCAT includes these proteins:
- a CDS encoding carbohydrate ABC transporter permease, which translates into the protein MTRGRSWWRTIAVTLGAIVFLFPFYYMIVGSLQATPDTSPAGALPRPGNLSLDNYREINAAIGLWRSLLNSVIVTAGVVIGTLVFGVLAGYALAQLRFRGRGTLFAAMLLLQVIPFQLLVIPLYVQVVRGYGLADSYLGMILPFVINSVAVFVFRQFFLQLPVELFEAARLDGASEIRVLCSVALPLVRPALLTATLLTFIGPWNEFLWPFLITKETGMQPLAVALANYMSTVASAATNPYGAILAGACVLAAPAVLLFIAFQRHFVSSDLGSGVKG
- a CDS encoding endo-1,4-beta-xylanase, producing MRRPWLPLAVATATALLGGQLAFAGSATADSDPVSAKPSPAPAYPADSLRALAARVGLRIGTAVNADELGSNAKYTQITAEQFSSVTAENAMKWAEVEAVRGTYTWEKADQLVAFAEKNRQLVRGHTLLWHNQLPAWLSTDGYTTTLSNEEVKAALKEHIFAQVRHFKGDIWQWDVVNEAFDDNGQPRQTIWYKAWGGTGYIADAFRWAHQADPHALLFYNDYNLEFTGPKSNAVYELVKSLKAQRVPIHGVGFQGHLSTQYGYPDLQSNLERFAALGQKVALTEVDVRTLTKPDAVNVPVDALAPYAQESYWSRSLKACLAVRACISFTPWGFGDSYSWVPGWFSNPQAGAALIYDEQLNPKGQYQVLQQDLALASGAPHRG
- a CDS encoding GTPase, giving the protein MTSDVVSFEDAVQSAVEQGRAELARLDEVTGELVRAFAPEQRGRPASSALITRLDDLTTEFPADLRRHLDRERESLASFNIAFFGRTGVGKSTLLSVFGRLDGTYVSPGESDCTTEVQAVGWRNCRLYDTPGINGWGRTESRESLEAKARRAVEIADVVFLCFDSQSQQAMEFTKIAAWIKDYGKPAVAVLNSRNAQWHHPARVAPPLRRNLSEQVRQHADNIRTHLVEIGLPETPIVAIHSQRALFARATTPFRGVAADGLDFERDTFGIEYLERWSNFGTLERLMAHLIEEGAADLRLAALRQDVRSRCRRGIGELEDLAAAIDREAESVERDIESLFAVLGYPDDAERAVWLHDAALGADLVGVSETARAVPYTSPPQGTLDRFVRHLTASHLAGCRRQAKADVDELIRKAFAEKRAVEEPEFTEAVFDEAAVGAAVAAVWADRGEFLRRELEIAVGPESTGNAMTVSHAAKILGGEGSGVIGDVVKGSGIALGLGAAAVPLAALLLSNPVGWVIGATAVGVGIVSQVQQYFGKKMSDEEAERAREARSQATVTGHRAVDETFSGYEDSLVAESRKAAWTLLGPAVAETLRTAIELRTARARIGRLIDDLRTHAGSIAPAPAVADVLQRARRRMGDSTAEVTRLLLGEDWLDAGVDPHGPAQIDQTLQQRYAERRQQDHERLTRVLATAWSTPSTAAIHAWRAGLEEAARHDPELFDIVRAFWRVDGARPAFVVLGDYNSGKSSLIRRIMVDSGRETRAAIDIRATPATAATTRYPFPGFDLVDTPGLQSGHGEHDTIAYEAIAEAALVFVVVHINLLVGDTTMLEDLARGAETIAAKGGRTVFLINRCDELGMNPLAEPAAFLNLQNRKREELRAAFAARGVEIGTDRIHCLSGDPFGLVGAAPGAPAAAFDENRLWDGVAALTSTMSGLSDERLSAASSSAAFDAAVTGLKRRRHALERAQADAEQEMRRSEPVIATIRAAVQDAVILENSLREAARRTVDRHLVAAKSTLVKIERKDARKLEDLVQSWWKAPEFEADLERYLTDAAHRLDEWYSDHMSAIGREMRAAELQVAPELAAEFEAKGNAWYENVTSGAGNVAGAVAPLVNALGTRDAVYAIGKYFGHNFKPWGAINGAARVARAGFVLGLVASAADVAMMANDKHKDGKHKDQQDSALREIDEAAAGLVEQIMRGERADGPVGYLEQQIRELEALLDVHLDRETSLKKRIDSARTRAATAGALITAADELTGTTGRNE